Within Armatimonadia bacterium, the genomic segment GTCGCGTCGCAGGACTTGGTCTTCCACCTGTGGTAGGGCCTCGGCTTCTCGCGGGCTCCCTCTCTGCTGCCGAGCCGTCAGCGCCGAACTCGGGTGACGCTCGGTTTCCCGGGATGTGGGCGTTCGCCTTGGCACCCCACAGGAAGGGAGTCTTTCGCGTCTGAGTCCGGCCGGCCATGCCGGCTCAGACACGTGGCTGGACGCAGACTATCACCGCAACCGTGCCCGGCTCGCACAGACCTCAGGACGCAGGGGCGGGCACAGAAGGAGACAGTGCTGTGGCAAGAGCAGAGCGTGCGGTCTTCCTCGGTCTTGATGCGATGGTCCCCACGATGGTCGAACGTTTCCTGGCTGAAGGAGCCATGCCCAACCTGGCCCGGCTGATCGGCCACGGAGTCTTCACCAGGATTCGTCCTGCCATCCCCGCCCAGACACCCACCAACTGGACCACCCTCGCTACAGGCGCTACTCCAGGAAACCACGGGGTTGTGCAGTGGGGATCGCACCTGCCGGGCGAGCCAGTCTGGGAGTACCACCGGGCTGAGGCTTTCAATGCTGGACTGTGTCGGGCCGAGTACCTCTGGGAGACCGCAGCCAGAGCAGGGATGCGGAGTGTCGTCGTCAACTACGCCGGGTATCCCCCGACCACCGAGATGGCAGTCCACCTTGACCGCCTCTTCCAGCCTGCTCGCTCGTACTACGACCTCGCCGCTCCGACGGTGTACCACAATCTCCCCGACCAGCAGGGCGGCACGCTGATCGAGCTGCGTGAGGCTACCGGCTGGACCAACACTCCGGAGAGCAAGCTCCCGCTGCTTGAGACCGAGGTCGAGGTGCTCACGGCAACCGAGGGAACCGGCCCCCGCTACCAGGTCCTGATCTGGAGCCAGGGCGGCGGCTACGACACCGTCACGATCGCGCAGTCCAAGGACCTCCAGACGCAGGTAGCCGAGCTCTCCGCGCGCGAATGGAGCGGCTGGCTCCGCGCACCCTTCACCACCGCCGACCAGGGAGACTGCGAAGGCGCCTTCCGCTTCAAGCTCCTGGAGATCGCCCCTGACGCTTCAGTTCTGCGGCTGTTCCGCCTGGACGCCTTCCCCACCGACGGCCGGATCATCTCCAACCCCTGGTTGGGTCAGCGCCTGACCGAGGTCCTGGGCCCGTACCTGCACGCGGGAGGCACCTGTGGTCTGCATTGCCACGGCCTGCTGGGCTTTGACACCGTGGACCAAGTCATGGGTGCCGAGGCGAGCCGCTGGGCGAAGGCCGTCCACCTGGCCGTCGAGGAGCTCGACGCCTCACTCGTGTACCTGCACTGGCACATCCTCGACGAGATGGGACACACCTTCCAGGCTCGCGTCGATCCGACGGGCACCGACTACGATCCGGGCAACCTGGAGGAGAACTGGGAGATCCTGCGCGACTACTACAGGGCGGCGGACCGCTTCGTCGGTGCCTTCGTCGAGGAGCTCACGGATGGCCAGACGGTGTTCGCCGTTGCCTCTGACCACGGAACGCCGGCCAATGCCAAAGCGGTATCCCTCCTCAACCTGTTCAAGACGCGCGGCTGGGTCGCCCTGAGTGATGACGGCCGGCACGTGGACTGGAAGCGCAGCAAGGTCTTCCTGTCTCAGAACCACCTCTGGGTCAACCTTCAGGGGCGCGACGAGGGCGGAATCGTGCCGCAGGGCGAGTACGAGGACCTGCGCAGGGAGGTCCTAACGGCCCTCCGAGACCTCAAAGACCCTGACACCGGGTGTCATGTTCTTCCGATCGTTCTAGCACGGGAAGACGCACCAATGATCGGTCTGTGGGGCGAGTACATCGGCGACATCGTGTTCGTCTACGCCGGAGGGTACCGGTGGTCAGGCGACGAGACCTTGCGGCTGGGCGAAGAGCGTCTGATCTTCCCCTGCGGCGGCGGTAACCACGGTCCGATGATTCCGACCTACGAGACCGAGGTCTCCTCCGTCATGGGCGCGCTCATTCTGTCCGGGGCGGGCGTCAAGCGCGGTGTGAAGGTGCCCAGGGACGCGCAGTTCAGCTATACCACTGCGGACGTCGCGCCGACCCTGGCTCACCTTCTGGGTCTTGCGCCGCCCGCGCAGAACGAGGGCAGAATCCTGCACGAGTTCGTCCAGGGCAGCACCAGCCAGCGCCCGGACCATCCCCTGGTCCCAACCGACCGCCCAGTCGTGAAGGCACCGGCACGACACCCTCAGCGTCCAGCGCTCCAGGGCGACGTTACTGACGAGCAGTGAACCTCAGCGGGGCCCAGGCAGTCTGACCTGGGCCCCGCCAGGCAACTCTCCGTCGGCTCTCCTCCCGTCACCTCCGCAGCCTCCTGGGAGTGACAGATACGCCACAGGCCACTCACGGCCTGACGACTGCGGTCGGACCTCTGTTTGCGCGGCGGTTGCCTTCACGAAACCTTCCGGTGACGGCACAGAAAAACTCAAGCTTTCATCAGTTTCACCTCTGTGCTATAATAAGCCACGTGTCATGGCGGCGGTCAGATCCTATACTGGCCGATCAAGAGCATCGGATGTTCGCCCTTTGGTCCGTGGCGTCACAGCTTCCCGCAGCATCGTCACTGGGAGCGAACCTGTTCTGGGCGTGAGCGCCATGCTTCACTGAGGTTGCCCGAAGCGTACTCGGACCAGCAGCCACCTGCTATCTGCCAGGGGCGCGGTCCGAGGGCAAGGCAAGCCGCGAGCGAGTTGCGTCGAATCGGGGCAAGCGCAGCGCAAGGCCCTCCTCCGCGCGACACAAGGGCCCCGAGGTCTCACGACGCCGACGAACACCGGGGTGAACGCCAAGTGCCTGCGACCGCTGCCCAAGCCCATCGCGTACTCGCACTCCACGCCGAGGCAACGGCCCTGGAGGAGTACGACCTCGCACTGGGAGGTCGAACCCCATCGCAGGCGGGCGTCCCGCCGGCGCCCCAGGGAGGCCCTGGGCCGACCGGTCCAGGTGCTGATCAGACTTGCCCTCTCAGCTTCGAGTTGAGCGCGTACCAGGACGCGGCCGCAGCAGTCGAGGCCGTGCGTCATTCCCTCGCCGCCGACGATCCCTTCACCATCGCCTTTATCGACGCCCACCTGCCACCAGGTCTTGACGGGGTGCGAGTGACGCGAGAGATCCTCGCTCTTGATCCCGAACTGACGGTCGTGCTGCTGACAGAGGGGTCTGTGGAGGGGCTCAACGACCTGGCGGGACAGCTCGGAGCTACGAGTACTGTACTCTACGCGCGGAGGCCGCTGGCCGCTTGCGAGATCCGCCAATTCGCCGAGGTCATCTGTGCCCGCCGGCAGGAAGCCGCCGATTCGCAGCGTGCCCAGACCCGGCTTGAGCGTCTTCTGGCTCGCCAGAAGGAGGAGCTGCAGCAGGTGACGGACCAGTTGCTGCGCGACCTCGCAGGGCTCACCATGGCCGAGGCGGATCTGCGCGAGCGCGAGGAGTGTACCCGCGGGCTCCTGGAGCACATCCCCGGCGTGTCGATTCAGGGCTATGACGAGGACGGGACGATCCGCTACTGGAACCGTGCCTGTGCCGACATCTTCGGCTACCCGGCGGCTGAGGCTCTCGGGCGCCACATCGATCATCTGGGGTTGCCCGAAGAGGTGATGGAGAGCCATCGTGAGGCGCTGCGACTGGGCACCGGCGCTACGCACTCGGGTGCCCTCATGCCTGCGTACGAAGGCACCGTCCGTCGTGTTGACGGTCACGCGACCGATGTATACACGATCCACACGGTCGTTGTGGCGCCGGGGAACAACGCGCAGGTATTCCGCATCGACCTTGACCTGACGGAGCGCAGACGTGCGGAGGAGGCCCTGCGACGCTCTGAGAAGCTGGCCGCCGTTGGGACTCTTGCTGCCGGCGTCGCCCACAACTTCAACAACCTCCTCGCGGTCATCATGGGCCACGCGCAACTGGCGCTACGGGAACCGCCGGGGACCGTGCAGACGAAACGTTTCACCTCGATTGAGCAGGCCTGTCGCCGCGGGGCCGAGTTGGTGCGTGGGCTGCACACCTATGCAGCCGGTGGCAGCACAGCGACGAGCCCCTTCGATCTCCGCGACCTGGTCGCTGAGGTGTTGCATTTCTCGCGACCGCTCTGGAAGGATGAGCCCGATCGGAAAGGACTACCCCTGGTGCTGCTGCACGACCTGCAGCCAACGGGCCAGGTGCGCGCCTCGGAGTCTGAGCTGGCGGATGGGCTGTTGTGCCTGCTCACGAATGCGGTGCAGGCCATGCCCGAGGGCGGCACCCTCACGATCCGGACCTGGGCGGAGGGGACACAGGCGTGCCTGTCGGTTTCCGACACAGGCATCGGCATGTCACCAGGTACGCAGGCACGGATCTTCACGCCCTTCTTCACGACCAAAGGGCCGCGTTCTCACGGCCTGGGCCTGGCTGCTCTCCATGGACTGCTCTCCCGGCTAGACGGCACAATCGACGTGGACAGCCGCGAGGGTGCCGGTGCTACCTTCGTTGTCAGGATCCCGTGCATGACGGCCCCCGACACGCTGCAGGGAGACGACACAGGGGCTCTTGCCGAAGCCAGTCAGCAGCAGAGCGTCGTGCTCGTGGTGGACGATGACCTTGAAGTGGGGGTCGTACTTTCCGGCATGATACAGGCTCTGGGACACAAGGCCTGCAGTGCAACCAGCGGCCAACAGGCCCTGTCCCTTCTGGCCACGCACAAGGTCGACCTGGTGATCACGGATCTGGGGATGCCCGAGATGAACGGCTGGGACTTGGCCGCTCTGATCGCCAAGCACTACCCCGACACCCCAGTAGTCCTCTTGACTGGCTGGGGTGTCGAGTTCTCGGCTGATCAGACAGAGCCTTCGGGCGTGTGTGGGGTGCTGCGCAAGCCTCTGAGACTGGATGCCCTGCGCGAGGCTCTTGCGGGGCACATCACAGCGCCGGTGGTCAGGCAGGAAGGCTGATCCCCAGGGCCTTGCAGTGGAAGGCGATGGCCTGCTGAACGTGCTCGTCCCAGTAGCCCCAGTTGTGGGTGCCTGGGAATTCCTCGTACTCGTGCGCGATGCCCAGCTTGGTCAGGTGGGCGTCGAAGTCACGGTTGTGCTGGATCAGGAAGTCCTCGGTGCCGCAGTCGAAGCGGATCGCCGGGGCCTTTGAGGCGTCCAGCTTCTCCGCCAGGACGAAGGGGCAATCCTCCTCCGACAGTGCCGTGTCGCCCTTCTTCACGAAGCCGTAGGCACCGCTGTGGCCCGCCACGCTGCAGAACATCTCCGGGTACTTCAGAGCCAGCTTCATCGAGCCGTAGCCGCCCATCGAGAGCCCACCGATCACCCGTCCCTTCCCCTCGGCGACGGTCGGCAGCCACTTGTCGACGAAGGGGATCAGGTCCTGGACCAGGGCGTCCTCGTACTTCGGCCCGTCGGGCATGTTGGAGTACCAGCAGCGGTCGCCGTCGGGCAGCACGACGATCAGGGGCAGAGAGCGTACATAGCGCTCGATGCTCGTCCAGCGCAGCCAGGCTGTGTAGTCGTCGGACAGCCCATGGAGCAGGTAGTAGACGGGGTAAGGTCCGGGTGCCTCCTGGCGGTCTGGAAGCAGCGCGTAGAAGGCGACTTCCTTCTGCAGCGCCTTGTTGTAGTAGTTCATGTGGGCCAAAGCCATGGTGTTCCTCCCTGTGCGACTGTCGGTCTAGGGCCACGATCTGTTCGCCCCGCTACGGCCACTCACCTCTTCCCCACGCCGGGAAGGACATGGACAGGTCGATGCTGAAGGAACACGCCATCTCAGATCGCCGAACCTGACGGGAGGGCCCAAGATGCACAGAATCTCACGAGGCTGCCTGGCAGCCGTTCTCGCAGTAGTGGCGTCGACGGTCTGCATGGCTGGACCGGCGCCACGCCCCGAGCACCCAAGGCCGGATTTGCGCCGTGACCTGTGGCTGAACCTCAACGGGACCTGGCAGTTCGAGGTCGACCAGGAGGCCACCGGCGAGCAGCGCGGTCTCATGACCGGCCACGACCTTGCCCGGACGATCACGGTCCCCTTCTGCCCCGAGAGCAAGCTGTCCGGTGTCGCCAACACCGACTTCATGACTCAGGTATGGTACCGCCGCACCTTCGAGGTACCGGCCAACATGGAGGGCAAGCGCCTACTCCTGAACTTCGGCGCAGTCGACTGGGAGGCCCGCGTCTGGCTCAACGGCGTGTATGTGGGGAGCCATCGTGGCGGCTACACACCCTTCCGCTTCGACGTGACGAAGCAGGCGAAGGAAGGCACTAACGAGCTGGTGCTCCAGGTCAAGGATGACACCCGGTCCGGGCTCCAGGCAACCGGCAAACAGTCGCACCGGCCGGAGAGCTATGGCTGCCTGTACACGCGCACCACGGGCATCTGGCAGACGGTCTGGCTGGAGGCGGCCGGTGACACCTGGGTGCAGAGCTTGACAGTGACCCCGGATGTGCAGGGACGCCGCGCGGTTGTTCAGGCCCAGATTGGTGGGCCCTCGACGGGTGCGACGGTTCGCGTTGCCGCCTATGACGCCGGTAAGGTCGTGGCGGAGGAGACGGTTCCGGCTGCCTGGCGCTCGACTCTCGCAGTCCTGCCAATCACACAGCCGAAGCTGTGGGAGCCCGGCTCGCCGAACCTGTATGACTTGCGCGTGACGATCGAGCGTGAGGGGAAAGTGGTGGACGAGGTCTGGGGCTACTTCGGCATGCGAACACTCCGAGTAGAGGGCAACCGGGTACTGCTCAATGACAAGCCGGTCTTCCAGCGTCTGGTGCTGGATCAGGGCTTCTACCCGGAGGGCATCTACACGGCCCCCACTGACGACGCGCTGCGCGGCGACATCGAACTGTCGATGGCGGCCGGCTTCAACGGAGCGCGGCTGCACCAGAAGGTCTTCGAGCCCCGCCTGCTGTACTGGGCCGACCGACTCGGCTATCTCGTCTGGGGTGAATACCCGAGCTGGGGTGTCAATCTGGACGACCCGGCGGCCCTCACCCAGGTCATGGTCGAGTGGCAGGAAGTCCTCGCTCGCGATCGCAATCACCCCAGCATCGTCGGATGGTGCCCGCTCAACGAGACCGGCAGCAATGTGGGGGCAGCCAGGGCCCAGCAGCTCCTCGCCGTGACGCAGTTGGTCGATCCGAGCCGGCCCTTCCTGGACACGAGTGGCTATGTCCACTTCGTCCCCGAGACCGACGTGTACGACTGCCACGACTACAACCAGAATCCCGACGGCTTCCGCGCCCGGTACAGCCTGTTCTCGCTGACCGGTGCAAACGCCTGGAACAACCGGCCGGAGGATCCGCGCAGCGCCTACCGCGGCCAGCCCTACTTTGTCAGCGAGTACGGCGGAACACGCCTCCAGGCCGCCGGAGAGGGCCAGGAGAAGGCCTGGGGCTACGGTGCGGCCACCACCAGTACACAGGAGTTCCTGGTGCGCTACAAGGGCCTGACGGACGCCCTGCTGGACAACCCGAACATGTTTGGCTTCTGCTACACCCAGCTCACCGACATTGAGCAGGAGCAGAACGGCGTGTACTTCTACGACCGGCGGCCGAAGTACGACCCGGCCCTCCTCAAGGCGATCAACTCACGCCCCGCTGCCTACGAGACGCAGCCGCCACGATTGGCGGAACTCCACCCACAGGTGCTACTGCCGACCTCGCAGCAGAAGCCGCAGACCTGGCGCTACACAATGGACAAGCCCGAGGGTGAATGGATGGCCGTGGCCTATGACGACCGCGTCTGGAAGACGGGCCCTGGTGGCTTCGGCACCACGACCACGCCTGGCGCCGTCGTGGGAACTGAGTGGAAGACGGAGGACCTGTGGCTGCGGCAGGAGTTCACGGTAGCGGACAACAAGATGACGCTTGGGCTACTGGAGATCCATCACGACGAGGACGCCGACGTCTACCTCAATGGCAAGCTGCTGGCGACCCTCACCGGGTTCACGACGGACTACGGGGTGGTTGAGGTAACGGAGGCACTTCGGAAGGCACTAGTTCCGGGCCGCAACGTGCTGGCCGTTCATTGCCATCAGACCGTTGGCGGACAGTTCCTTGACGCAGGGCTGAGTGTGCAGTAGGCCGCTCAGTACGCACGAGAACACGAAACGACCGCCCAAACAGGGCGGTCGTTTTGCATACACGGGCAGCAAACCGAGGGAGTCTGGCTTCGGTTGAAAGGCTTCAGACTTCCCAGACGCTCTGGTCGTCGCCGCCGGCAGGCCCTTCGTCTAGGCTCTGGAAGATGCGCTCGACAAAGGTCAGCAACTCGCGGGGGTTGAAGGGCTTGGTCAGGTAGGAGCTAACCCCGGACTGCCATCCCTTGAAGACGTCGGCGTCCTGAGCTTTGGCCGTCAGCATGATGACCGGGATATCCGCCGTAGCCGGGTTTCCCTGGAGATCCTGCAGCACTTCGAAACCATCTTTGCGCGGCATCATAACGTCCAGGACGATCATGTCAGGCTTCTCAGCCTTGACCTTCTCGAGCGCTTCGACGCCGTCATAGGCCGTGACCACATCATAGCCGGCGCGCTGCAGGTTAACTTCGACTAGGCGGACGATGTGACGCTCGTCATCAACGACAAGGATCTTCCTCGCCATTTTGCGGTACGGCCTCCTTGCGCGGGGGACACGGATGCATGCCAGACGCCCCGTGAGGCGCTACAGGGTCGGTTCAGGGCACTCTCCGACAGAAACGCGGCCATTATAGCAGAGCCCCTGGAGAGTGTCAAACTCAGGGCTCCAGGAAAGCGGCAGAGAATCGCCGCCCTCAGGCCTGCCTGGCGCTTTCTGGAGAGGGACCTGTCGGCAACGACGACAACGTCTAGAGCAGACGCTGCTGTCGCGGCGCGTTGTTACCGAGTGTAGCGCTGATAGACTGACTGTTGTGAATCCGATGAATTGCCTCGGCCAGAAGTGGTGCTACGCTCAACACCACAAGTTTGTCGAGTTGCTGCAGTTCCGGCGTCAAGGGGATGGTGTCGGTGACCACGATGGAGTCGAGAGCGTCGTCGCTGAGCTTCTCCATTGCAGGCCCAGACAGGATCGCGTGTGTCGCGGCACCATGAACCTCGACTGCACCCAGGTTGCGCAGGGCGCGAGCGCCGCCGGCGAGACTGCCGCCGGTGTCAATCATGTCATCGAGCATGATCGCGCGCTTGCCCTTGAGGTCGCCGATGATCTCCTGGACTTCGGAGATGTTCGGGCGCGGGCGACGCTTGGCAATGATGGCGATGGAAGCGTCGAGCTCGTCGGCCATGCGGTTGACCTCATCGAGCGCGCCCACGTCGGGAGCCACGATGACGGTGTCGTCACCGCCGAAGCCCCTACCGCGGAAGTACTCGGCCAGGATT encodes:
- a CDS encoding ribose-phosphate pyrophosphokinase, which codes for MQYGPLKIFSGNANPELAKSICEILGEPLGDMVVDRFSDGEVQVKINDSVRGSDVFLIQSTCHPVNEHLVELLVMLDAFRRGSAERIVAVLPYYGYARQDRKSRGREPITAKLVANLITGAGASRLLSIDLHTDQIQGFFDIPLDHLPARRILAEYFRGRGFGGDDTVIVAPDVGALDEVNRMADELDASIAIIAKRRPRPNISEVQEIIGDLKGKRAIMLDDMIDTGGSLAGGARALRNLGAVEVHGAATHAILSGPAMEKLSDDALDSIVVTDTIPLTPELQQLDKLVVLSVAPLLAEAIHRIHNSQSISATLGNNAPRQQRLL
- a CDS encoding alkaline phosphatase family protein, producing MARAERAVFLGLDAMVPTMVERFLAEGAMPNLARLIGHGVFTRIRPAIPAQTPTNWTTLATGATPGNHGVVQWGSHLPGEPVWEYHRAEAFNAGLCRAEYLWETAARAGMRSVVVNYAGYPPTTEMAVHLDRLFQPARSYYDLAAPTVYHNLPDQQGGTLIELREATGWTNTPESKLPLLETEVEVLTATEGTGPRYQVLIWSQGGGYDTVTIAQSKDLQTQVAELSAREWSGWLRAPFTTADQGDCEGAFRFKLLEIAPDASVLRLFRLDAFPTDGRIISNPWLGQRLTEVLGPYLHAGGTCGLHCHGLLGFDTVDQVMGAEASRWAKAVHLAVEELDASLVYLHWHILDEMGHTFQARVDPTGTDYDPGNLEENWEILRDYYRAADRFVGAFVEELTDGQTVFAVASDHGTPANAKAVSLLNLFKTRGWVALSDDGRHVDWKRSKVFLSQNHLWVNLQGRDEGGIVPQGEYEDLRREVLTALRDLKDPDTGCHVLPIVLAREDAPMIGLWGEYIGDIVFVYAGGYRWSGDETLRLGEERLIFPCGGGNHGPMIPTYETEVSSVMGALILSGAGVKRGVKVPRDAQFSYTTADVAPTLAHLLGLAPPAQNEGRILHEFVQGSTSQRPDHPLVPTDRPVVKAPARHPQRPALQGDVTDEQ
- a CDS encoding response regulator, which produces MPATAAQAHRVLALHAEATALEEYDLALGGRTPSQAGVPPAPQGGPGPTGPGADQTCPLSFELSAYQDAAAAVEAVRHSLAADDPFTIAFIDAHLPPGLDGVRVTREILALDPELTVVLLTEGSVEGLNDLAGQLGATSTVLYARRPLAACEIRQFAEVICARRQEAADSQRAQTRLERLLARQKEELQQVTDQLLRDLAGLTMAEADLREREECTRGLLEHIPGVSIQGYDEDGTIRYWNRACADIFGYPAAEALGRHIDHLGLPEEVMESHREALRLGTGATHSGALMPAYEGTVRRVDGHATDVYTIHTVVVAPGNNAQVFRIDLDLTERRRAEEALRRSEKLAAVGTLAAGVAHNFNNLLAVIMGHAQLALREPPGTVQTKRFTSIEQACRRGAELVRGLHTYAAGGSTATSPFDLRDLVAEVLHFSRPLWKDEPDRKGLPLVLLHDLQPTGQVRASESELADGLLCLLTNAVQAMPEGGTLTIRTWAEGTQACLSVSDTGIGMSPGTQARIFTPFFTTKGPRSHGLGLAALHGLLSRLDGTIDVDSREGAGATFVVRIPCMTAPDTLQGDDTGALAEASQQQSVVLVVDDDLEVGVVLSGMIQALGHKACSATSGQQALSLLATHKVDLVITDLGMPEMNGWDLAALIAKHYPDTPVVLLTGWGVEFSADQTEPSGVCGVLRKPLRLDALREALAGHITAPVVRQEG
- a CDS encoding sugar-binding domain-containing protein encodes the protein MHRISRGCLAAVLAVVASTVCMAGPAPRPEHPRPDLRRDLWLNLNGTWQFEVDQEATGEQRGLMTGHDLARTITVPFCPESKLSGVANTDFMTQVWYRRTFEVPANMEGKRLLLNFGAVDWEARVWLNGVYVGSHRGGYTPFRFDVTKQAKEGTNELVLQVKDDTRSGLQATGKQSHRPESYGCLYTRTTGIWQTVWLEAAGDTWVQSLTVTPDVQGRRAVVQAQIGGPSTGATVRVAAYDAGKVVAEETVPAAWRSTLAVLPITQPKLWEPGSPNLYDLRVTIEREGKVVDEVWGYFGMRTLRVEGNRVLLNDKPVFQRLVLDQGFYPEGIYTAPTDDALRGDIELSMAAGFNGARLHQKVFEPRLLYWADRLGYLVWGEYPSWGVNLDDPAALTQVMVEWQEVLARDRNHPSIVGWCPLNETGSNVGAARAQQLLAVTQLVDPSRPFLDTSGYVHFVPETDVYDCHDYNQNPDGFRARYSLFSLTGANAWNNRPEDPRSAYRGQPYFVSEYGGTRLQAAGEGQEKAWGYGAATTSTQEFLVRYKGLTDALLDNPNMFGFCYTQLTDIEQEQNGVYFYDRRPKYDPALLKAINSRPAAYETQPPRLAELHPQVLLPTSQQKPQTWRYTMDKPEGEWMAVAYDDRVWKTGPGGFGTTTTPGAVVGTEWKTEDLWLRQEFTVADNKMTLGLLEIHHDEDADVYLNGKLLATLTGFTTDYGVVEVTEALRKALVPGRNVLAVHCHQTVGGQFLDAGLSVQ
- a CDS encoding response regulator; the protein is MARKILVVDDERHIVRLVEVNLQRAGYDVVTAYDGVEALEKVKAEKPDMIVLDVMMPRKDGFEVLQDLQGNPATADIPVIMLTAKAQDADVFKGWQSGVSSYLTKPFNPRELLTFVERIFQSLDEGPAGGDDQSVWEV
- a CDS encoding alpha/beta hydrolase family protein produces the protein MALAHMNYYNKALQKEVAFYALLPDRQEAPGPYPVYYLLHGLSDDYTAWLRWTSIERYVRSLPLIVVLPDGDRCWYSNMPDGPKYEDALVQDLIPFVDKWLPTVAEGKGRVIGGLSMGGYGSMKLALKYPEMFCSVAGHSGAYGFVKKGDTALSEEDCPFVLAEKLDASKAPAIRFDCGTEDFLIQHNRDFDAHLTKLGIAHEYEEFPGTHNWGYWDEHVQQAIAFHCKALGISLPA